Proteins found in one Rhodovulum sp. MB263 genomic segment:
- the phnD gene encoding phosphate/phosphite/phosphonate ABC transporter substrate-binding protein has translation MFDITFRGLAAASAIAMLAGAAQAQDCPRGDLDPMYCDRDGDLVADAPAEGLQDPGTLVFAYTPVEDPAIYADIWEPFIEHLEEATGRDVRFFAVQSNSAEVEAMRSGRLHIAGFSTGPTPFAVNLAGAVPFAIMGSDEGEFGYKLQVYTRKDSGIDSMEDLAGKRVAHTSPTSNSGNLAPRALFPNLGVTPDEDYEVVYSGSHDQSMLGVVAGDYDAAPVASEVVDRMAERGLYDPEEVKIIWESKPFPTTSFTYAHDLDPALVEKIRQAFFDFDFSGTALGEEFAGVSKFVPVTYQEDWAVIREIQAANGVRYTPEGLAAE, from the coding sequence ATGTTCGACATCACGTTCCGCGGCCTCGCCGCGGCATCCGCCATCGCCATGCTCGCCGGAGCGGCCCAGGCCCAGGACTGCCCGCGCGGCGATCTCGACCCGATGTATTGCGACCGGGACGGCGATCTGGTCGCCGACGCGCCCGCCGAGGGGCTGCAGGATCCGGGCACGCTGGTCTTTGCCTATACGCCGGTCGAGGACCCGGCAATCTATGCCGATATCTGGGAACCCTTCATCGAGCATCTCGAGGAGGCGACCGGCCGGGACGTCAGGTTCTTCGCCGTGCAGTCGAATTCGGCCGAGGTCGAGGCCATGCGCTCGGGGCGGTTGCATATCGCGGGCTTCTCGACCGGCCCCACGCCCTTCGCCGTCAACCTCGCGGGCGCCGTGCCCTTCGCGATCATGGGCTCGGACGAGGGCGAATTCGGCTACAAGCTGCAGGTCTATACCCGCAAGGACAGCGGCATCGACAGCATGGAGGACCTTGCCGGCAAGCGCGTCGCGCATACCTCGCCCACGTCGAATTCGGGCAATCTGGCGCCCCGCGCGCTGTTCCCCAATCTCGGGGTGACTCCGGACGAGGATTACGAGGTGGTCTATTCCGGCTCGCATGACCAGTCGATGCTGGGCGTCGTCGCCGGGGATTACGATGCCGCCCCGGTCGCCTCCGAAGTGGTCGACCGCATGGCCGAACGCGGGCTCTACGACCCCGAAGAGGTCAAGATCATCTGGGAATCGAAACCCTTCCCGACCACCTCCTTCACCTATGCCCATGATCTCGACCCGGCGCTGGTCGAGAAGATCAGGCAGGCCTTCTTCGATTTCGACTTCTCGGGCACCGCGCTTGGCGAGGAATTCGCCGGGGTCTCGAAATTCGTGCCGGTGACCTATCAGGAGGACTGGGCGGTGATCCGCGAGATCCAGGCCGCGAACGGGGTCCGCTACACCCCCGAGGGCCTTGCCGCCGAATGA
- a CDS encoding DeoR/GlpR family DNA-binding transcription regulator, producing MTDPNPRLRKADRHERILMELKLRSHLRISDLARDFHVATETIRRDVAELQAAGQVTKAFGGVIPVGPGQRPDVDARSRDRQQERAEIARQAATLVAPGDTIMLDAGSTTQELARRLSLGGAPVTVLTNSLNVAMILGRSAAATVRLCPGDFLAREAAVIGPDTVDFLRRFHVGRAFIGASAVSCNGVTEAVPGFAAIKRAMMAQSDELVVMADQSKIGHTDCDLVTPFRPGVTLVTDASLPAELGGVIARGGARVL from the coding sequence ATGACCGACCCGAACCCGCGCCTGCGCAAAGCCGACCGGCACGAGAGAATCCTCATGGAGCTCAAGCTGAGATCGCATCTTCGGATCAGCGATCTGGCCCGGGATTTCCATGTCGCGACCGAGACCATCCGGCGCGACGTGGCCGAGCTTCAGGCGGCCGGACAGGTCACGAAGGCCTTCGGTGGCGTCATCCCGGTCGGGCCGGGGCAGCGCCCGGATGTGGATGCGCGCAGCCGCGACCGTCAGCAGGAGCGCGCCGAGATCGCCCGACAGGCCGCCACGCTGGTGGCGCCCGGCGACACGATCATGCTCGATGCCGGCTCCACCACCCAGGAGCTGGCGCGGCGGCTGTCGCTTGGTGGCGCCCCGGTCACCGTGCTGACCAACAGCCTGAATGTCGCGATGATCCTCGGCCGCAGCGCGGCCGCGACGGTGCGGCTGTGTCCGGGCGATTTCCTGGCCCGCGAGGCGGCGGTGATCGGCCCGGACACGGTCGATTTCCTGCGCCGCTTTCATGTCGGGCGCGCCTTCATCGGCGCCTCGGCGGTCAGTTGCAACGGCGTGACCGAGGCGGTGCCGGGCTTTGCCGCGATCAAGCGCGCGATGATGGCGCAGAGCGACGAGCTGGTGGTGATGGCCGATCAAAGCAAGATCGGCCACACCGATTGCGATCTGGTCACGCCGTTCCGTCCGGGCGTGACGCTGGTCACCGACGCCTCGCTGCCGGCAGAGCTTGGGGGCGTGATCGCCCGAGGCGGTGCGCGGGTGCTCTGA
- the fmt gene encoding methionyl-tRNA formyltransferase: MRVIFMGTPDFSVPVLDALVAAGHEIACVYTQPPRPAGRGKKDRPTPVHARAEELGLMVRHPKSLRAAPEQTAFAALDPDVAVVVAYGLILPREVLEAPCRGCLNIHASLLPRWRGAAPIHRAIMAGDPETGVCIMEMEEGLDTGPVLLRESTAIGPEDTTGGLHDRLSDMGARLIVDALERLREQPREPQAAEGVTYAAKIDKAEARVDWTRPAAEVARHINGLSPFPGAWCDVAGERLKLLRARAVTDNAVNGSAAPGTVLDGLTIACGEGAVEILEAQRQGKRPMGAAEILRGFPLPERLS; this comes from the coding sequence ATGCGGGTGATCTTCATGGGAACCCCCGATTTCTCGGTGCCGGTGCTCGACGCGCTGGTCGCAGCGGGTCACGAGATCGCCTGCGTCTACACGCAGCCCCCTCGCCCCGCCGGGCGCGGCAAGAAGGACCGCCCGACCCCCGTCCATGCCCGCGCCGAAGAGCTGGGACTGATGGTCCGCCACCCGAAATCGCTGCGCGCGGCGCCGGAACAGACGGCCTTCGCGGCACTCGACCCCGATGTCGCCGTCGTGGTGGCCTACGGGCTGATCCTGCCGCGCGAGGTGCTCGAGGCGCCCTGCCGGGGCTGTCTCAACATCCATGCCTCGCTCTTGCCGCGCTGGCGCGGTGCCGCGCCCATTCACCGTGCGATCATGGCGGGCGACCCCGAGACCGGCGTCTGCATCATGGAGATGGAGGAAGGCCTCGATACCGGGCCGGTGCTGTTGCGCGAGAGCACCGCCATCGGCCCCGAAGACACCACGGGCGGTCTGCATGACCGGCTTTCGGACATGGGCGCTCGGCTGATTGTCGATGCGCTCGAGCGGCTGCGCGAGCAGCCCCGCGAGCCGCAAGCCGCCGAGGGCGTGACCTATGCCGCCAAGATCGACAAGGCCGAGGCCAGGGTGGACTGGACCCGTCCCGCCGCCGAGGTCGCACGCCATATCAACGGCCTCTCGCCCTTCCCCGGCGCCTGGTGCGATGTGGCCGGAGAACGGCTGAAACTCCTGCGCGCCCGCGCAGTGACGGACAACGCAGTGAACGGCAGCGCCGCCCCCGGCACGGTTCTGGACGGGCTGACCATTGCCTGCGGCGAGGGCGCCGTCGAGATCCTCGAGGCCCAGCGCCAGGGCAAGCGCCCGATGGGCGCCGCCGAGATCCTGCGCGGCTTTCCCCTGCCCGAACGGCTGAGCTGA
- the def gene encoding peptide deformylase: MIRPILPWPDPHLATPAVPVETVTDEIRAIWADMIDTMEAMPGHGVGLAANQIGVLLRLAVLDCNETRGAAIRLANPEIVTVSDDLSAHDEASPCLPGVDATITRPARVTLRFLNEQGEPATREFSGLWATSAQHQLDHLAGRMYFDNLSKLKRDRLLKKARKLGAGRCG; this comes from the coding sequence ATGATCCGGCCGATCCTGCCCTGGCCCGACCCGCACCTTGCCACCCCGGCCGTGCCGGTCGAAACCGTCACCGACGAGATCCGCGCGATCTGGGCCGACATGATCGACACCATGGAGGCGATGCCCGGCCATGGCGTGGGCCTGGCCGCCAACCAGATCGGGGTGCTGCTGCGCCTTGCCGTGCTCGACTGCAACGAGACCCGCGGCGCGGCCATCCGGCTGGCCAATCCCGAGATCGTGACGGTCTCGGACGATCTCTCGGCCCATGACGAGGCCAGCCCCTGCCTGCCCGGGGTCGATGCCACCATCACCCGACCCGCCCGGGTCACGCTGCGCTTCCTGAATGAGCAGGGCGAACCCGCGACGCGCGAATTTTCCGGTCTCTGGGCGACCTCGGCCCAGCACCAGCTCGACCATCTTGCGGGCCGGATGTATTTCGACAATCTTTCGAAGCTGAAACGCGACCGCCTTCTGAAGAAGGCCCGGAAACTGGGGGCAGGCCGATGCGGGTGA
- the def gene encoding peptide deformylase: MSELPILRWPDPRLATRCEPIGHVTPEIARLAQEMLDTMYGAPGRGLAAPQVGVLKRLFVMDVNGAAGPRNPRIFIDPVIEERGPETMTGPEGCLSLPGIVAEVERAIEITLRWTDLDGTRRREVLSGISAVCAQHEIDHLDGIVTLNRVDADQRSELEAAYGA; encoded by the coding sequence GTGAGCGAGCTGCCGATCCTGCGCTGGCCCGATCCGCGGCTGGCGACCCGTTGCGAGCCCATCGGCCATGTGACGCCCGAGATCGCGCGGCTGGCGCAGGAAATGCTCGACACCATGTATGGGGCGCCCGGGCGCGGGCTGGCCGCGCCGCAGGTGGGCGTGCTGAAACGGCTGTTCGTGATGGATGTGAACGGCGCCGCCGGGCCGCGCAACCCGCGTATCTTCATCGATCCGGTGATAGAGGAACGCGGACCCGAAACCATGACCGGCCCCGAGGGCTGCCTGTCGCTGCCCGGGATCGTCGCCGAGGTCGAGCGCGCGATCGAGATCACGCTGCGCTGGACCGATCTCGACGGCACCCGCCGGCGCGAGGTGTTGTCGGGCATCTCGGCGGTCTGCGCCCAGCACGAGATCGACCATCTCGACGGCATCGTCACCCTGAACCGGGTCGATGCCGACCAGCGCAGCGAACTGGAAGCGGCCTACGGCGCATGA
- the def gene encoding peptide deformylase, producing the protein MSIRPILIHPDPRLKTVADAVPDISDMLQKLAEDMLETMYDAPGIGLAAPQIGVLSRLIVMDCAKDEGARPQPYAMFNPEVVWASEDRNIHEEGCLSIPETYAEVTRPAEVIVRWTDPSGDPKEDRFTGLWATCVQHEIDHLDGKLFIDYLKPLKRQFITRKMVKLKRERSRS; encoded by the coding sequence ATGAGCATTCGACCGATCCTGATCCATCCCGACCCGCGCCTGAAAACGGTGGCAGATGCCGTGCCCGATATCTCGGACATGCTGCAGAAGCTTGCCGAGGACATGCTGGAAACCATGTATGACGCGCCGGGCATCGGGCTTGCGGCGCCGCAGATCGGCGTGCTCTCGCGGCTGATCGTGATGGATTGCGCCAAGGACGAGGGCGCCCGGCCCCAGCCCTATGCGATGTTCAACCCCGAGGTCGTCTGGGCCTCGGAGGACAGGAACATCCACGAGGAAGGCTGCCTGTCGATCCCCGAGACCTATGCCGAGGTCACCCGTCCCGCCGAGGTGATCGTGCGCTGGACCGACCCGTCGGGCGATCCGAAGGAGGACAGGTTCACCGGGCTCTGGGCGACCTGCGTCCAGCACGAGATCGACCATCTCGACGGCAAGCTCTTCATCGACTACCTCAAGCCGCTCAAGCGCCAGTTCATCACCCGCAAGATGGTCAAGCTGAAACGCGAACGGAGCCGGTCGTGA
- a CDS encoding MalY/PatB family protein: MNFDEIIDRRGTHSSKWDMMEPIYGVSPEEGLAMWVADMDFRPPACVSKALQSMVDHGIYGYFGDDAAYKAAIGWWMKTRHGWEVDPAAIFTTHGLVNATALCIEAFTAPGDGVVLFTPVYHAFARVIRAAGREVAECPLVTRDGRYEMDFAAYDAQMTGREKVVILCSPHNPGGRVWTRDELQAVADFARRHDLVLISDEIHHDLVYPGHRHIVMDLVDDNIRDRLVILSATTKSFNIAGIHNGNVIIPDPGLRARFAGRFAAMGMSPNSFGMIMATAAYSSDGAEWIDALMRYLDGNRKLLDEGIAAIPGVRSMPLEATYLSWVDFSGTGMAADEFTRRVEKQAKIAVNHGASFGTGGESFLRFNIATPRARIVEAVERLQAAFADLQ, from the coding sequence ATGAATTTCGACGAGATCATCGACCGCCGCGGCACCCATTCCTCGAAATGGGACATGATGGAGCCGATCTATGGCGTCTCTCCCGAAGAGGGGCTGGCGATGTGGGTGGCGGACATGGATTTCCGCCCGCCGGCCTGCGTTTCGAAGGCGCTGCAGTCGATGGTCGATCATGGCATCTACGGCTATTTCGGCGACGACGCCGCCTACAAGGCGGCGATCGGCTGGTGGATGAAGACCCGCCATGGCTGGGAGGTGGACCCGGCCGCGATCTTCACCACGCACGGGCTTGTGAACGCAACCGCGCTCTGCATCGAGGCCTTCACCGCGCCGGGCGACGGGGTGGTTCTGTTCACGCCGGTCTATCACGCCTTCGCCCGGGTGATCCGTGCCGCGGGCCGCGAGGTGGCGGAATGCCCGCTGGTCACGCGCGATGGCCGCTACGAGATGGATTTCGCGGCCTATGACGCACAGATGACCGGCCGCGAGAAGGTCGTGATCCTTTGCTCGCCGCATAATCCCGGCGGCCGGGTCTGGACCCGCGACGAGCTTCAGGCCGTCGCCGATTTCGCCAGGCGCCACGATCTGGTGCTGATCTCGGACGAGATCCATCACGACCTGGTCTATCCGGGCCACCGCCATATCGTCATGGATCTGGTCGATGACAATATCCGCGACCGGCTGGTGATCCTTTCGGCCACCACGAAGAGCTTCAACATCGCGGGTATCCATAACGGCAATGTCATCATCCCCGATCCGGGGCTCCGGGCGCGTTTCGCGGGGCGTTTCGCGGCCATGGGCATGTCGCCCAATTCCTTCGGTATGATCATGGCGACCGCCGCCTATTCGTCCGACGGCGCCGAATGGATCGATGCGCTGATGCGCTATCTCGACGGCAACCGGAAGCTCCTGGACGAGGGCATCGCCGCGATCCCCGGGGTGCGCTCGATGCCGCTCGAGGCAACCTACCTGTCTTGGGTCGATTTCTCGGGCACCGGCATGGCCGCCGACGAGTTCACCCGCCGGGTCGAGAAGCAGGCGAAGATCGCGGTCAACCACGGCGCCAGCTTCGGCACCGGCGGCGAGAGCTTCCTGCGCTTCAACATCGCCACCCCGCGGGCGCGGATCGTCGAGGCGGTCGAGCGGCTGCAGGCGGCCTTCGCCGATCTGCAATAG
- a CDS encoding glutathione S-transferase family protein — protein MGQLIDGRWDSGWYDTESHGGRFVRSTSGFRNWITADGAPGPEGEGGFRAESGRYHLYVSYACPWAHRALIFRAIKGLAPHIGLSVVHPDMLEDGWSFATDFPGTTGDGLYGLPFLRDIYTKAKPDVSGRVTVPVLWDRQRETIVSNESSEIIRMFNSAFDGITGNRDDYWPEELREGIDEVNARVYDTVNNGVYKAGFATSQKAYDEAVRALFDSFDWLEERLATRRYLMGERLTEADWRLFTTLLRFDPVYHLHFKCNRNRLIDMPNLWGYARELYQWPGVAETVHFDHIVRHYHYSHDTINPNRIIPINPRIDWTGPHGRDRLKAA, from the coding sequence ATGGGACAACTGATCGATGGCCGCTGGGACAGCGGCTGGTACGACACCGAAAGCCATGGCGGCCGCTTCGTCCGCTCGACCTCCGGGTTCCGCAACTGGATCACGGCAGACGGCGCGCCCGGCCCCGAGGGCGAGGGCGGGTTCAGGGCCGAAAGCGGGCGCTATCACCTTTACGTCTCCTATGCTTGCCCCTGGGCGCACCGGGCGCTGATCTTCCGCGCCATCAAGGGGCTCGCGCCGCATATCGGCCTCTCGGTGGTGCATCCCGACATGCTCGAGGATGGCTGGAGCTTTGCCACCGACTTCCCCGGCACGACCGGCGACGGCCTTTACGGCCTGCCTTTCCTGCGCGACATCTACACCAAGGCAAAACCCGACGTGTCGGGCCGGGTCACGGTGCCGGTCCTGTGGGACAGGCAGCGCGAGACCATCGTCTCGAACGAATCCTCCGAGATCATCCGGATGTTCAATTCGGCCTTCGACGGCATCACCGGCAATCGCGACGATTACTGGCCCGAAGAGCTGCGCGAGGGCATCGACGAGGTCAATGCGCGGGTCTATGACACCGTCAACAACGGCGTCTACAAGGCCGGGTTCGCCACCTCGCAGAAAGCCTATGACGAGGCGGTCCGGGCGCTGTTCGACAGTTTCGACTGGCTGGAAGAGCGGCTTGCGACGCGGCGCTACCTGATGGGCGAGCGCCTCACCGAGGCCGACTGGCGCCTCTTCACCACGCTCTTGCGCTTCGATCCGGTCTATCACCTGCATTTCAAGTGCAACCGCAACCGGCTGATCGACATGCCCAATCTCTGGGGCTATGCGCGCGAGCTCTATCAATGGCCGGGCGTGGCCGAGACCGTGCATTTCGACCATATCGTGCGGCACTACCATTACAGCCACGACACCATCAATCCGAACCGGATCATCCCGATCAACCCGCGGATCGACTGGACCGGGCCGCATGGGCGCGACCGGCTGAAAGCCGCCTGA
- a CDS encoding lytic murein transglycosylase, with protein MRPSPSLPALCLLSLALVSGVPGGAWAACGGNFGGFVAGLRDEAVRRGHDAGAARSFFAGVRQDPAVIRADRAQGVFQRDFIDFARRLISRSRLDNGQRNADRYAAVFDEVERRYGVSRGVLLAFWALETDFGAVQGDFNTLNALVTLAHDCRRPELFRPQVFSALSLYERGDFDPATTTGAWAGEIGQVQMLPADILENGVDGDGDGHVRLKSSAPDALMSAGKMLKGLGWRANEPWLQEIVIPGNLDWAETGLDHGKRVSDWARLGVRARSGNLGPASLRASVLLPMGRNGPAFLAYPNFRVLFEWNQSLVYVTTAAYLATRFEGAPIFDPRAPEPGLAGAEMKALQQKLVRRGHDVGGVDGILGEKTREAVQKEQIRLGFPADSWPTRALLDRL; from the coding sequence ATGCGCCCTTCGCCGTCCCTCCCTGCCCTCTGTCTGCTGTCGCTGGCCCTCGTCTCCGGGGTGCCCGGCGGGGCCTGGGCGGCCTGCGGCGGGAATTTCGGCGGTTTCGTCGCCGGGCTGCGCGACGAGGCGGTGCGCCGGGGCCATGACGCGGGCGCGGCGCGAAGCTTTTTCGCGGGCGTCCGGCAGGACCCGGCGGTGATCCGGGCCGACCGGGCGCAAGGCGTGTTCCAGCGGGATTTCATCGATTTCGCGCGGCGCCTGATCAGCCGTTCGCGGCTCGATAACGGGCAGCGCAATGCCGACCGTTACGCCGCCGTTTTCGACGAGGTCGAGCGCAGATATGGCGTCTCGCGTGGTGTGCTGCTGGCCTTCTGGGCGTTGGAGACCGATTTCGGGGCGGTTCAGGGCGACTTCAACACGCTGAACGCGCTGGTGACGCTGGCCCATGATTGCCGCAGGCCCGAGCTGTTCCGGCCGCAGGTCTTCTCGGCCCTGAGCCTTTACGAACGCGGCGATTTCGACCCGGCCACCACCACCGGCGCCTGGGCGGGCGAGATCGGCCAGGTCCAGATGCTGCCCGCCGACATCCTGGAAAACGGCGTCGACGGCGACGGCGACGGGCATGTCCGGCTGAAGAGCTCGGCGCCCGATGCGCTGATGTCGGCCGGGAAGATGCTGAAGGGGCTTGGCTGGCGCGCGAACGAGCCCTGGTTGCAGGAAATCGTCATTCCCGGAAATCTCGACTGGGCCGAGACCGGGCTCGATCATGGCAAGCGCGTCTCGGACTGGGCGCGGCTGGGGGTGCGGGCGCGCAGCGGCAATCTGGGCCCGGCCAGCCTGCGCGCTTCGGTGTTGCTGCCGATGGGCCGGAACGGCCCGGCCTTCCTAGCCTATCCGAATTTCCGGGTTCTGTTCGAGTGGAACCAGAGCCTCGTCTACGTCACCACCGCCGCCTATCTGGCGACCCGCTTCGAGGGCGCCCCGATCTTCGATCCGCGTGCGCCCGAGCCGGGGCTTGCGGGGGCCGAGATGAAGGCCTTGCAGCAAAAGCTGGTGCGGCGCGGCCATGATGTCGGGGGCGTCGATGGCATTCTCGGCGAGAAAACCCGCGAAGCCGTTCAGAAAGAACAGATCCGGCTTGGCTTTCCCGCAGATTCCTGGCCGACCCGGGCGCTTCTCGACCGGCTCTGA
- a CDS encoding YbjN domain-containing protein has protein sequence MKRLVHALWALPLAAQAASADVIASDPDSVLKALQSKGLAATMETDDLGDPKIVSHLTGDSNTEFIVLFYGCTDNVDCSSVQFYVAYDMKDPVTALKMNQWNREWLFTKATLDDEGDPGLEMDVILAKPGIDKKLFMTTIDIWQQSIDAFEDYIDW, from the coding sequence ATGAAGCGCCTCGTCCATGCCCTCTGGGCCCTTCCCCTCGCCGCCCAGGCAGCCTCGGCCGATGTGATCGCGTCGGATCCCGACAGCGTGCTGAAGGCGCTTCAGTCCAAGGGGCTTGCGGCGACGATGGAGACCGACGATCTCGGCGACCCCAAGATCGTCAGCCACCTGACCGGCGACTCGAATACCGAATTCATCGTTCTGTTCTATGGCTGCACCGACAATGTCGACTGCAGTTCGGTGCAGTTCTATGTCGCCTACGACATGAAGGATCCGGTGACCGCGCTGAAGATGAACCAGTGGAACCGCGAATGGCTGTTCACCAAGGCCACGCTTGACGACGAGGGCGATCCGGGGCTGGAAATGGACGTGATCCTGGCCAAGCCCGGCATCGACAAGAAGCTCTTCATGACCACGATCGACATCTGGCAGCAATCGATCGACGCTTTCGAAGACTATATCGACTGGTAA